A region of Sulfitobacter faviae DNA encodes the following proteins:
- a CDS encoding BMP family protein, which produces MTQRNFTRRFLLGTAAMLAGASLLPQGALAAEPIKVAGVYTVPVEQQWVSRIHKAAEAAQERGDIEYTFTENVSNTDYARVLREYAEAGNQLIVGEVFGAEAEAREVAADYPEVAFLMGSSFKQDDALPNFAVFDNYIQDAAYLSGIVAGSMTESGNIGMVGGFPIPEVNRLMHAFMAGAREMNPDIKFQVSFIGSWFDPPKAKETAFAMVEQGADVLYAERFGVSDAAQEKGVLAIGNVIDTQAEYPETVVASALWHFEPTLDAAIAAVKAGEFKADDYGRYSFMAENGSSLAPLGTFEGKVPQEAMDLIEEREKAIRDGSFTVEINDEEPKSN; this is translated from the coding sequence ATGACACAACGCAATTTCACACGCCGCTTCCTATTGGGCACGGCGGCCATGCTGGCGGGTGCCAGCCTTTTGCCGCAGGGCGCGCTGGCCGCCGAGCCGATCAAGGTCGCGGGCGTCTATACCGTGCCGGTGGAACAGCAGTGGGTCAGCCGCATCCACAAGGCCGCCGAGGCGGCGCAGGAACGCGGCGACATTGAATATACCTTCACCGAGAATGTCTCCAACACCGATTACGCGCGGGTGCTGCGTGAATATGCCGAGGCCGGTAACCAGTTGATCGTGGGCGAGGTTTTCGGCGCCGAGGCCGAGGCGCGCGAGGTCGCCGCCGATTACCCCGAGGTTGCCTTTCTCATGGGTTCCAGCTTCAAGCAGGACGATGCGCTGCCGAATTTCGCGGTCTTCGACAACTACATTCAGGACGCGGCGTATCTGTCGGGGATCGTAGCAGGGTCGATGACCGAGAGCGGCAACATCGGCATGGTCGGCGGCTTCCCGATCCCTGAGGTGAACCGCCTGATGCATGCCTTCATGGCCGGTGCGCGCGAGATGAACCCCGACATCAAGTTCCAGGTCAGCTTCATCGGCTCCTGGTTCGATCCGCCCAAGGCCAAGGAAACCGCCTTTGCCATGGTCGAGCAGGGCGCCGACGTGCTTTATGCCGAGCGCTTCGGCGTCTCGGACGCGGCGCAGGAGAAGGGCGTGCTGGCGATCGGCAACGTGATCGACACCCAGGCCGAATACCCCGAGACCGTCGTCGCCTCCGCCCTGTGGCATTTCGAGCCGACGCTCGATGCCGCCATCGCCGCGGTGAAGGCGGGCGAGTTCAAGGCCGACGACTACGGCCGCTATTCCTTCATGGCCGAGAACGGCTCCTCGCTGGCGCCTCTGGGCACCTTCGAGGGCAAGGTCCCGCAGGAGGCGATGGACCTCATCGAGGAGCGCGAGAAGGCGATCCGCGACGGGTCCTTCACGGTCGAGATCAACGACGAAGAGCCGAAGTCCAACTAA